In Deltaproteobacteria bacterium, a genomic segment contains:
- the thiS gene encoding sulfur carrier protein ThiS, with product MQILLNGWPEDTQPDQSLADLIDRLGEFDPALIVELNGRFVYPDKYGSTKVQEGDKVELIHAAFGG from the coding sequence ATGCAGATTTTGCTGAATGGATGGCCGGAAGATACCCAACCCGATCAGTCGCTGGCCGATTTGATCGACCGATTGGGTGAATTTGACCCGGCTCTTATCGTGGAACTGAACGGACGCTTCGTATACCCGGACAAATACGGCTCTACCAAAGTTCAGGAAGGCGACAAGGTAGAGTTGATCCATGCGGCGTTCGGAGGATAG
- the aspS gene encoding aspartate--tRNA ligase, producing the protein MAKRTHYCGEIGEPLVGHEVCLCGWTQTIRDHGGVIFLDLRDRSGVVQIVCNPEVSDDVHRAGESLRSEYVIAVRGAVRIRSEDTVNPALPTGTVEVLATWLEILNRSDTPPFSLDEDDVSDAVRLKYRYLDIRRPAMMRNLLFRHKVNETIRGFLNERGFVEVETPILTRSTPEGARDFLVPSRLNPGTFYALPQSPQLFKQLLMAAGLDRYYQIVRCFRDEDLRADRQPEFTQLDLELSFIDESDIMDVIETLLVRLFRETLGREIKTPFPRISYDEAMLKYGTDCPDTRFGLELTDVSHLFRETGVNVFRKAIAEGGIVKAINVKQGHELSRKELDELTQLAGRFGAKGMAWIKVEGSEWLSPIVKFFSKEEKSGLREAVEMEDGDLVLFGADHAKVVNDSLSQVRLAVGERMGLIDSDRLNFLWITEFPLLKYDANDQRYVAVHHPFTAPILEDLDLLEENPERVRSRAYDVVLNGIEIGGGSIRIHDCELQERMFEALSISREEAHKKFSFLLEAFRYGAPPHGGIALGLDRLVMLMLGGKTIREVIAFPKTQRGACLVTSAPAEVEVMQLTELGLRLEVSQKKK; encoded by the coding sequence ATGGCAAAAAGAACGCACTATTGCGGGGAAATCGGGGAGCCGCTGGTGGGGCATGAGGTATGTCTCTGCGGTTGGACTCAAACCATAAGAGACCATGGCGGCGTTATCTTTCTTGACTTGAGGGATCGCAGCGGAGTGGTGCAGATCGTCTGTAATCCGGAGGTTTCCGATGATGTTCATCGCGCAGGGGAATCGTTGCGGTCGGAATATGTGATCGCGGTTCGTGGTGCGGTTCGGATTCGATCCGAGGATACGGTCAACCCTGCACTGCCCACGGGCACAGTGGAAGTTTTGGCCACTTGGTTGGAGATTCTGAATCGTTCCGATACGCCTCCCTTCAGCCTCGACGAAGACGATGTCAGCGACGCGGTAAGGCTGAAATATCGCTATCTGGACATACGTCGTCCTGCCATGATGCGCAATCTGCTGTTCCGGCACAAAGTAAATGAAACCATTCGCGGATTTCTCAATGAACGTGGGTTTGTGGAGGTGGAGACTCCGATTCTGACACGAAGCACTCCCGAAGGCGCCCGTGACTTTCTCGTTCCGAGCCGTTTGAATCCCGGAACGTTCTACGCCCTGCCTCAGTCGCCCCAATTGTTCAAACAGCTTCTGATGGCAGCCGGACTGGACCGCTATTACCAGATCGTCCGATGTTTCCGGGATGAAGACCTCCGTGCGGACCGCCAGCCGGAGTTTACCCAGTTGGACCTTGAGCTATCTTTCATCGACGAATCGGATATTATGGACGTGATCGAGACGCTTCTGGTTCGACTGTTCCGGGAGACGCTGGGCCGGGAAATCAAGACACCGTTTCCTCGGATTTCTTATGATGAAGCCATGTTGAAGTACGGCACCGATTGTCCGGACACGCGTTTCGGACTTGAATTGACGGACGTGTCGCATCTGTTCCGGGAGACCGGAGTCAATGTCTTCCGAAAGGCCATTGCTGAAGGGGGGATTGTAAAGGCCATAAACGTTAAGCAAGGTCACGAGCTTTCCCGGAAGGAACTGGATGAACTGACCCAACTGGCGGGACGGTTCGGGGCCAAAGGCATGGCGTGGATCAAGGTGGAAGGATCGGAATGGCTCTCCCCCATCGTAAAATTTTTCAGCAAAGAAGAAAAATCGGGCCTCAGAGAGGCGGTGGAGATGGAGGATGGGGATCTCGTTCTGTTCGGGGCGGATCATGCAAAAGTCGTCAACGATTCGCTGAGTCAGGTTCGATTGGCAGTGGGTGAGCGTATGGGCTTGATCGATTCCGACCGTCTGAACTTCTTATGGATCACTGAGTTCCCCCTGCTCAAATACGACGCGAACGATCAGCGATACGTGGCGGTCCATCATCCGTTCACGGCCCCGATCCTGGAGGACCTGGACCTACTGGAGGAAAACCCGGAACGTGTGAGATCGCGGGCGTACGACGTGGTCCTCAATGGAATCGAGATCGGCGGAGGGAGTATCCGAATTCATGATTGCGAGCTGCAGGAGCGCATGTTCGAAGCCCTTTCCATATCGAGAGAAGAGGCCCACAAAAAGTTCAGTTTTCTGTTGGAAGCATTCCGATACGGCGCACCACCCCATGGGGGCATCGCACTGGGTCTCGATCGGCTGGTGATGCTCATGCTGGGTGGGAAGACGATTCGAGAAGTGATTGCGTTTCCCAAGACGCAGAGAGGCGCATGCCTGGTGACTTCAGCCCCCGCCGAGGTTGAAGTCATGCAGCTGACTGAACTGGGGCTGCGGCTTGAAGTGAGCCAGAAGAAGAAATGA
- the ligA gene encoding NAD-dependent DNA ligase LigA — MNESISTERAKEKVEQLRSTIRRHDYLYYVFNRPEISDQQYDLLMKELEDLEDRFHLVTPDSPTQRVGERPKDEFRKLTHLAPMLSLDTALREADLIRFVERVEKAVGRDSSYVVEPKFDGLSVEIVFENGRFVRGGTRGDGLVGEDVTENLRTIRSIPLRLLSEATIPPLVSVRGEVIMPLEGFNRLNKSLLEQGKEPFANPRNAAAGSLRQLDSRLTASRPLDIFCYDILRAEGRQPATHTEEFEWLMAWGLRTDPHRRLCRSLEDVLEYYREMVEVRDSLPYEVDGIVVKVDLKEHQRALGSRTRSPRWAVAYKFEPRKEETFIEDIAVSVGRTGVLTPVALLKPVDVGGVTISRATLHNLAEVHRKDVRKHDCVRVARAGDVIPEVIERIPAPGERRSDPFRMPESCPVCGGAVVIRGAYHVCANELSCPAQLKGAIRHFASRDAMDIEGLGERTVEAMVDLGMIKDVSDLYRLTGDQLLTLDGFAEKSSRNLLEAVERSKSTTLDRFLYALGIPGVGVHVAGVLSREFHTLDNIAELTREELLSIREIGPEISESVTAFFSNARNRLVIDRLLDAGIRFETKEAAVREDLEGKTFVFTGGLTRMTRSQAKAGVESLGGRVSSSVSAKTDYVVAGENPGSKFDKARELGVRIITEEDFLAMVEQ, encoded by the coding sequence ATGAACGAGTCGATCTCGACCGAAAGGGCGAAGGAAAAAGTCGAACAGCTGAGAAGTACGATCCGACGGCATGACTATCTATATTACGTTTTTAACCGTCCGGAGATCTCGGATCAGCAGTACGATCTTCTGATGAAGGAACTTGAAGATCTCGAGGATCGTTTTCACCTCGTAACACCGGATTCTCCCACTCAACGGGTGGGAGAACGTCCCAAGGACGAGTTCCGAAAACTGACCCACCTGGCGCCCATGCTCAGCTTGGATACGGCGCTCCGGGAAGCGGACCTGATTCGATTCGTCGAACGGGTCGAAAAGGCTGTTGGGCGGGACTCGAGCTATGTGGTGGAGCCCAAATTCGACGGACTTTCCGTGGAAATCGTTTTCGAAAACGGCCGCTTTGTCAGGGGCGGGACCCGGGGCGACGGGTTGGTGGGAGAAGACGTAACAGAGAACCTTAGAACGATTCGCAGCATACCGCTCCGACTCTTATCAGAAGCTACGATCCCCCCTTTGGTCTCCGTGCGCGGCGAAGTCATCATGCCCCTCGAGGGTTTCAATCGTCTGAACAAGTCTCTTCTGGAACAGGGCAAAGAACCGTTCGCCAACCCCCGGAATGCCGCAGCCGGATCATTGCGCCAATTGGACTCCCGGCTCACCGCCTCCAGACCGCTGGATATATTCTGCTACGACATTCTTCGGGCGGAAGGACGGCAACCGGCGACACATACGGAAGAGTTCGAATGGCTTATGGCCTGGGGACTGCGGACCGACCCCCATCGCAGACTTTGCCGTTCTCTGGAGGACGTGCTGGAATACTACCGGGAAATGGTGGAAGTCCGCGACTCTTTGCCCTATGAGGTCGACGGGATCGTTGTCAAAGTGGACCTCAAGGAACACCAGCGGGCTCTCGGTTCCCGCACCAGAAGCCCGCGATGGGCCGTGGCCTACAAATTCGAGCCTCGAAAAGAAGAAACGTTCATCGAGGATATCGCCGTCAGCGTCGGCCGAACGGGCGTACTTACCCCGGTGGCGTTGCTCAAACCGGTGGACGTCGGCGGGGTCACCATCAGCCGGGCCACGCTTCATAACCTCGCCGAAGTCCATAGAAAGGACGTTCGGAAACACGATTGCGTTCGCGTTGCCCGGGCGGGCGATGTGATTCCCGAGGTCATCGAGCGGATACCGGCGCCGGGTGAGCGGCGTTCAGACCCGTTTCGCATGCCTGAGAGTTGCCCGGTATGCGGCGGTGCGGTCGTGATTCGGGGGGCCTATCACGTATGCGCCAACGAGCTTTCCTGTCCCGCACAATTGAAGGGCGCCATACGGCATTTTGCCTCCCGCGACGCCATGGACATCGAAGGCCTGGGCGAAAGAACAGTGGAAGCCATGGTTGATTTGGGCATGATCAAGGACGTTTCCGACCTGTATCGCCTTACCGGGGACCAACTACTTACCCTCGATGGATTTGCGGAGAAGTCCAGCAGGAACCTCCTCGAAGCCGTCGAGCGGTCCAAGAGCACCACACTGGACAGGTTCCTGTACGCCCTGGGCATACCCGGTGTGGGCGTCCACGTAGCCGGCGTATTGTCCCGTGAGTTTCACACCTTGGACAACATCGCCGAATTGACCCGGGAAGAACTCCTTTCCATTCGAGAAATAGGACCTGAAATATCGGAATCGGTGACCGCTTTCTTTTCAAACGCGAGAAACAGGCTCGTGATCGACCGGCTCCTCGATGCCGGGATACGATTTGAAACTAAAGAAGCGGCAGTTCGGGAGGACCTCGAGGGGAAAACGTTCGTATTCACGGGAGGCCTTACTCGCATGACCCGATCTCAGGCCAAGGCCGGAGTAGAATCTCTGGGAGGCCGCGTATCCTCTTCCGTAAGCGCCAAAACCGATTACGTGGTGGCCGGAGAAAATCCCGGATCCAAATTTGACAAGGCGAGAGAGTTGGGCGTCAGGATCATTACGGAAGAGGACTTTCTCGCCATGGTGGAACAATGA
- a CDS encoding DUF4445 domain-containing protein, with amino-acid sequence MTVSVRFLPVDISVDVRKGQTILDAAIQAGIHLNASCGGAGVCGKCRIILDEGEVESPKTQFISDSEYAAGVRQACISTVQSNVTVHLPPEAALDSKTLNLLATSKNAYRTIQDFGLAKLIEENRLNPPTQKLRVKVTPPSIQDQSSDVSRLLRALAEQHNVHNVLVDIEVIRKLPQTLRKNDFEVTAVVAFAPRLEHQRVHLVSVESGDRSDHNYHVAVDVGTTTVWGALMNVTTGEVMAEHGEYNSQIGYGEDVISRINYASRPGGLQKMQELVVSNINSIIEVLLRKSKVSIHDITRINLAGNTTMTQLLLGVDPQYIRLRPYVPTANYFPPVRAANLGIGVPRDVLAVVFPAIASYVGGDIVSGVVGSGVHRSEKLTLFIDLGTNGEIVVGNKDWMVCAACSAGPAFEGGGIKHGMRASLGAIEEILIHPQTYEPMLVTVGKSKPRGICGSGLINTVAAMLRTGIINEKGKFDPDLPTDRIRKNDVCFEFVLASGQNTQTGEDIVLTEIDIDNLIRAKGAMFAGYLTLLEGVGLTMEDLEQVVIAGGFGYHINLENAITIGLLPELDLDRFVFVGNGALLGAKMASLSNEVRIDVKETVSRITNFELSETPRYMDHYVASMFLPHTEQKYFPKVYKMLGERPQTAHVQP; translated from the coding sequence ATGACGGTCTCTGTACGCTTTTTACCCGTCGATATCTCAGTCGATGTCCGGAAAGGCCAGACCATTCTCGATGCCGCTATTCAGGCCGGAATCCACCTGAACGCCTCTTGCGGCGGGGCGGGAGTTTGCGGAAAGTGCCGGATTATTTTGGACGAAGGAGAGGTGGAGTCTCCCAAGACTCAATTCATCTCGGATTCAGAGTACGCGGCCGGAGTACGTCAGGCTTGTATCTCGACAGTACAGAGCAACGTCACGGTTCACCTGCCGCCGGAAGCCGCACTGGATAGCAAGACACTGAATCTGTTGGCGACCTCGAAGAATGCCTACCGGACCATTCAGGATTTCGGCCTGGCAAAACTGATCGAGGAAAACCGACTTAATCCGCCCACTCAAAAACTGCGGGTTAAAGTAACGCCGCCGTCGATCCAGGATCAGTCCAGCGACGTCTCACGACTGCTTCGAGCCCTTGCCGAACAGCACAACGTACACAATGTGCTGGTGGACATCGAGGTGATCCGTAAGCTGCCTCAAACCTTGCGAAAAAACGATTTTGAAGTAACGGCCGTAGTGGCTTTCGCGCCTCGTCTCGAACATCAGCGGGTTCATCTGGTGAGTGTGGAATCCGGCGACCGCTCCGACCACAACTACCACGTGGCTGTTGACGTGGGCACCACCACGGTTTGGGGGGCGCTCATGAACGTGACGACCGGCGAAGTTATGGCCGAGCACGGAGAGTACAATTCTCAGATCGGATACGGCGAGGATGTGATTTCCAGAATCAACTACGCCTCCCGTCCGGGCGGGCTCCAGAAGATGCAGGAACTCGTGGTATCCAACATCAACTCCATCATCGAAGTGCTTCTGCGCAAGAGTAAAGTATCCATTCATGACATTACCCGGATCAATCTGGCGGGGAACACCACGATGACCCAACTGCTGCTCGGCGTGGACCCGCAGTACATACGGCTCCGGCCGTACGTTCCCACGGCTAACTATTTCCCACCGGTCCGGGCGGCCAACCTCGGCATCGGTGTCCCGCGTGACGTGCTGGCCGTGGTTTTTCCCGCCATCGCCTCTTATGTGGGCGGGGACATTGTGTCCGGGGTCGTAGGATCGGGAGTCCACAGATCGGAAAAGCTCACGTTGTTCATCGACCTGGGCACCAACGGAGAGATTGTGGTGGGTAACAAGGACTGGATGGTCTGCGCCGCATGTTCGGCGGGTCCGGCTTTCGAGGGCGGAGGAATCAAGCACGGCATGCGCGCGAGTCTGGGCGCCATCGAGGAAATCCTGATCCACCCGCAGACCTATGAACCCATGCTGGTAACCGTTGGCAAGAGCAAGCCCCGAGGTATTTGCGGCTCCGGTCTCATCAACACGGTGGCCGCCATGTTGAGGACGGGCATTATCAATGAAAAAGGCAAGTTCGACCCCGACCTGCCCACGGATCGAATCAGAAAGAACGACGTGTGTTTCGAATTCGTTCTCGCGTCGGGGCAAAACACACAAACGGGTGAGGATATCGTACTTACTGAAATCGATATCGATAACCTCATTCGAGCCAAAGGCGCCATGTTTGCGGGCTATCTGACGCTTCTCGAGGGGGTGGGTCTGACCATGGAAGACTTGGAACAGGTCGTCATTGCAGGGGGGTTCGGATACCACATCAACCTCGAAAACGCGATTACCATAGGTCTGTTGCCCGAACTCGACCTGGACCGTTTTGTGTTCGTCGGCAATGGCGCCCTGTTGGGCGCCAAGATGGCCTCCCTCAGCAACGAAGTTCGTATTGACGTGAAAGAGACGGTATCACGGATCACCAATTTCGAGCTGAGCGAAACACCCCGGTATATGGACCACTACGTAGCAAGCATGTTTCTGCCCCATACCGAGCAAAAGTACTTTCCCAAGGTCTACAAGATGCTTGGGGAACGGCCTCAAACAGCACATGTGCAGCCCTGA
- a CDS encoding cobalamin B12-binding domain-containing protein — MPQNPQTYTLRNPVRIVTAASLFDGHDASINIMRRIMQASGGEVIHLGHNRSVDDIVTAAIDEDAGAVAASCYQGGHIEFFKYMRDLLNERGAKHIQIFGGGGGVIVPEEIKELEAYGVSKIYSPDHGRKMGLQGMINHLLKSIDKPVKEDIPGLSVDSLSPDRKLHVARTITLMEQTLMGEDGHLTALRNRLREKAEQAAVPVLGITGTGGSGKSSLTDELVLRFLYDFPDKTVGILAVDPTRRKSGGALLGDRIRMNAINNPRVYLRSLATRQSQNELSEVLREGIWVLKAAGYDLVIVETAGIGQGDAAVAELVDIALYVMTSEFGAASQLEKIDMLDFADLVAINKFERKGSEDALRDVRKQYQRNHELWDQSPDTMPVYGTIAAKFNDDGVTALYHGILDTARRKLGVEWKTRMPRSGYKVSSSKSIIIPAERTRYLSEIGENVRAYHRETEEQSDLARKAWALKEALKQVEQALAETGQSALDLLKKEIAKAEQGLSPESVKLLEDWPRLVERYSAEEFAYLVRGKEVKVPLNTVSLAGKKIPKVSLPKFSDPGEIIRWLREENVPGKFPFTAGVFPFKRVDEDPTRMFAGEGDPVRTNRRFKYLSRNSEAKRLSTAFDSVTLYGQDPDTRPDIYGKVGNSGVSVCTLDDVRVLYGGFDLCAPNTSVSMTINGPAPIMLAMFFNAALDQQVAAFQSEQGRTPTPEELEKMKASVLQNIRGTVQADVLKEDQGQNTCIFSIEFALRMMGDIQQYFIDHNVRNYYSVSISGYHIAEAGANPITQLAFTMANGFTYVEYYLSRGMHIDSFAPNLSFFFSNGMDAEYTVIGRVARRIWAIAMKKKYGGAERSQMLKYHIQTSGRSLHSLEVNFNDIRTTLQALCAIYDNCNSLHTNAYDEAITTPSEESVRRALAIQLIINREWGLAKNENPYQGSFIVEELTKLVEEAVLEEFDRLTERGGVLGAMETGYQRSKIQEESLVYEARKHTGELPIIGVNTFLSPHATEGEEEFCLVELTRATEEEKQNQLKRLHEFHSMHAEETPPALERLKETALTGGNIFEELMKTTRICSLGQITKALYEVGGQYRRAM; from the coding sequence ATGCCTCAAAATCCACAGACGTACACGCTCAGGAACCCCGTCCGCATAGTAACCGCCGCATCCCTGTTCGACGGCCACGACGCCTCGATCAACATCATGCGCCGGATTATGCAGGCCAGCGGCGGCGAAGTCATCCACCTGGGACACAACCGTTCGGTTGACGACATTGTCACTGCGGCCATCGACGAAGATGCCGGGGCCGTAGCCGCGAGCTGCTATCAGGGCGGCCACATCGAATTTTTCAAGTACATGAGGGACCTTTTGAACGAACGTGGCGCTAAGCACATCCAGATCTTCGGCGGCGGCGGAGGCGTCATCGTACCCGAAGAGATCAAGGAACTGGAGGCGTATGGCGTCAGTAAAATATACTCTCCGGACCACGGCCGGAAAATGGGTCTCCAGGGAATGATCAACCACCTTCTCAAGTCGATTGACAAGCCCGTGAAAGAGGACATTCCGGGCCTGAGTGTCGACAGCCTCTCCCCTGACAGAAAACTCCACGTGGCTCGTACGATTACCTTGATGGAGCAGACTCTGATGGGCGAAGACGGCCACCTGACGGCGCTCCGAAACCGGTTACGCGAGAAAGCCGAACAGGCTGCGGTTCCCGTACTGGGAATCACCGGCACCGGGGGCTCGGGAAAGTCATCATTGACGGACGAGCTGGTCCTTCGCTTTTTATATGATTTCCCGGATAAGACCGTGGGCATTCTCGCCGTGGATCCGACTCGGAGGAAAAGCGGGGGAGCTCTGCTGGGGGACCGCATCCGCATGAACGCCATCAACAACCCGCGCGTGTACCTTCGATCTCTGGCTACTCGGCAGTCCCAAAACGAGCTTTCCGAGGTATTGCGTGAAGGAATTTGGGTTCTGAAGGCCGCGGGATACGACCTGGTCATCGTGGAAACGGCGGGGATCGGTCAAGGTGACGCCGCCGTTGCCGAATTGGTGGATATTGCCCTGTATGTGATGACATCCGAGTTCGGAGCCGCCTCGCAGCTTGAAAAGATCGACATGCTCGATTTTGCGGATCTGGTGGCCATCAACAAATTCGAACGCAAGGGTTCGGAGGATGCCCTACGTGACGTACGCAAACAATACCAACGGAATCATGAACTCTGGGATCAGTCCCCGGACACCATGCCGGTATACGGGACCATTGCCGCCAAATTCAACGACGACGGCGTCACGGCCCTATACCACGGCATTCTGGATACGGCGAGACGCAAACTCGGAGTTGAATGGAAGACCCGGATGCCCCGATCCGGTTACAAAGTCTCCTCCAGCAAGTCCATCATCATCCCCGCGGAACGAACGCGGTACTTATCCGAGATCGGCGAAAACGTCCGGGCGTATCACCGTGAAACAGAAGAACAGTCCGATCTGGCCCGCAAGGCATGGGCTCTCAAGGAAGCGCTGAAACAGGTGGAACAGGCTCTGGCCGAAACCGGCCAGAGCGCCCTGGATCTGTTGAAGAAAGAGATCGCAAAAGCGGAACAAGGCCTTTCTCCGGAATCCGTGAAGCTTTTAGAGGATTGGCCTCGTCTGGTTGAGAGGTATTCCGCGGAGGAGTTCGCTTATTTGGTTCGGGGCAAAGAAGTCAAGGTCCCGTTGAATACCGTCAGCCTCGCCGGAAAGAAGATCCCAAAGGTCTCTCTGCCCAAGTTCAGCGATCCGGGAGAAATCATCCGCTGGCTTCGGGAAGAGAACGTACCCGGGAAATTTCCTTTCACGGCCGGCGTGTTCCCCTTCAAGAGAGTAGACGAGGACCCCACCCGAATGTTCGCCGGTGAAGGCGATCCCGTTCGTACGAATCGCAGGTTCAAATATCTTTCGAGGAACAGCGAGGCCAAGCGACTCAGCACGGCCTTCGATTCCGTCACGTTATACGGACAGGACCCGGATACCCGACCGGATATCTATGGAAAAGTGGGCAATTCCGGTGTCAGCGTCTGCACGCTTGACGATGTCAGAGTCCTGTACGGCGGTTTCGATCTTTGCGCTCCCAACACCAGCGTCTCCATGACCATTAACGGGCCCGCTCCCATCATGTTGGCCATGTTTTTCAACGCGGCCTTAGACCAGCAGGTGGCCGCATTCCAGAGCGAACAAGGACGGACTCCCACACCCGAAGAACTCGAAAAAATGAAGGCATCGGTACTTCAAAACATCCGGGGTACGGTCCAGGCCGATGTTCTCAAGGAAGATCAGGGCCAAAACACCTGCATCTTTTCCATCGAGTTCGCACTGCGCATGATGGGCGATATTCAGCAGTACTTCATCGATCACAACGTGCGAAACTACTATTCGGTTTCCATTTCCGGATACCATATCGCCGAGGCGGGGGCCAATCCCATCACCCAACTGGCGTTCACAATGGCCAACGGATTCACCTACGTTGAGTACTACTTGAGCCGCGGCATGCACATCGACTCCTTTGCCCCGAATCTGTCCTTCTTCTTCTCCAACGGAATGGACGCCGAATACACCGTTATCGGGCGCGTTGCCCGGCGAATATGGGCTATTGCCATGAAGAAGAAGTACGGAGGGGCGGAACGTTCCCAGATGCTGAAGTATCATATCCAAACGTCCGGCCGTTCGTTGCATTCCCTGGAGGTGAATTTCAACGATATTCGGACCACTCTTCAGGCATTGTGCGCCATTTACGACAACTGCAATTCGTTGCATACGAACGCCTACGATGAAGCGATTACGACCCCCTCGGAGGAGTCCGTCCGAAGGGCGCTCGCCATTCAATTGATCATCAATCGGGAGTGGGGGCTGGCCAAAAACGAAAACCCCTATCAGGGCAGTTTCATCGTGGAAGAATTGACGAAGCTGGTGGAAGAGGCCGTGCTTGAGGAATTCGACCGGCTCACCGAGCGCGGCGGTGTCCTTGGAGCCATGGAGACCGGTTACCAGCGCAGCAAGATCCAGGAAGAATCCCTGGTGTACGAGGCGCGAAAGCATACGGGAGAACTGCCGATCATCGGCGTGAATACATTCCTGAGTCCACACGCTACCGAGGGTGAAGAGGAATTCTGTCTCGTGGAACTGACCCGCGCTACGGAAGAGGAAAAACAAAATCAACTCAAGCGATTACATGAATTTCACTCAATGCACGCGGAGGAAACCCCTCCGGCCCTCGAACGGCTCAAGGAGACGGCCCTCACCGGAGGCAACATCTTCGAAGAATTGATGAAGACCACGCGCATCTGTTCCTTGGGTCAGATCACCAAAGCATTGTATGAGGTCGGGGGGCAGTATCGGAGGGCCATGTAG
- a CDS encoding TetR/AcrR family transcriptional regulator, producing the protein MQDQPAHKRDIPTLVKDPSLVEKRRRQIVDAAVRLFVDKGFHKTTTREIARVSGLSIGSLYEYIQSKEDVLYLVCETIHAAIRERLEKNIHTQSNGRTQLEQAINEYFQVCDEMADMILLIYQETNSLPPDSLRYVLQDEERITHIFRDILEQGVETGAIKIRDGKTLTIIAHTIAVLGHMWTFRRWSLHRNFTLGEYTKTQTEMILNFID; encoded by the coding sequence ATGCAAGACCAGCCGGCGCACAAGAGAGACATCCCCACCCTCGTCAAGGACCCCAGCCTTGTGGAAAAACGTCGTCGCCAAATCGTCGACGCGGCCGTCCGACTTTTCGTTGATAAAGGATTCCACAAAACCACTACAAGAGAAATCGCCCGCGTTTCCGGTCTGAGCATCGGAAGCCTGTACGAATACATTCAATCCAAAGAAGACGTGCTGTACCTCGTCTGTGAAACGATCCACGCCGCCATCCGCGAGCGGCTCGAGAAGAACATTCACACTCAAAGCAACGGCAGAACCCAACTCGAACAGGCCATCAACGAGTACTTCCAGGTTTGCGACGAGATGGCCGATATGATCCTCCTCATCTACCAGGAAACCAATTCGTTGCCTCCCGATTCGCTGCGATACGTGCTGCAAGACGAGGAGCGCATTACCCACATTTTCCGAGACATCCTGGAGCAGGGCGTTGAAACCGGCGCCATTAAGATCAGGGACGGAAAGACGCTAACCATCATAGCGCATACCATAGCCGTCTTAGGGCACATGTGGACCTTCCGGAGATGGTCCTTACATCGGAATTTTACACTGGGAGAATATACCAAGACCCAGACTGAGATGATACTGAATTTCATTGACTGA
- a CDS encoding SAM-dependent chlorinase/fluorinase, with the protein MNNPIVTLTTDFGTSDGYVGAMKGVILSIHARVNVVDITHEIPPQDIMCGAMAIETASAFFPEHAVHVAVVDPGVGSERKPIGIRTESGIFVGPDNGLFTLAVRACDSVEIFQLREKRFFLNEVSSTFHGRDVFAPVGAHLAMGAPLEEMGSPLKSMVYLDIPEPAVREGCIRGSIIHIDRFGNLITNISGMHLEKAHLREPFQVHWGEHTLEGLKTSYSSAPPGSLAALFGSSGRLEISRNSGRADVMGDPSLEVRISRC; encoded by the coding sequence GTGAACAACCCGATAGTCACCCTGACCACGGATTTTGGCACATCCGACGGATATGTCGGGGCCATGAAGGGCGTCATTCTATCTATCCATGCGCGCGTAAATGTGGTCGATATCACGCATGAAATACCTCCTCAGGACATCATGTGCGGCGCAATGGCGATCGAGACCGCCTCCGCTTTCTTCCCGGAACACGCCGTACACGTTGCCGTGGTCGACCCCGGAGTAGGGTCCGAACGCAAGCCTATCGGCATTCGAACGGAATCCGGGATTTTTGTCGGGCCGGACAACGGCCTGTTCACTCTAGCGGTTCGAGCGTGTGACAGTGTCGAGATCTTTCAACTTCGTGAGAAACGTTTTTTCCTGAACGAGGTGAGTTCGACCTTTCACGGACGGGACGTGTTTGCCCCCGTGGGGGCCCATCTGGCTATGGGCGCACCTCTCGAGGAAATGGGGAGTCCTCTGAAGTCCATGGTGTATCTGGATATACCGGAGCCTGCCGTGCGAGAGGGGTGTATTCGAGGATCGATCATCCACATAGACCGTTTCGGAAATCTGATCACGAATATTTCGGGTATGCATCTGGAGAAGGCCCACTTGCGTGAGCCGTTTCAAGTTCATTGGGGAGAGCATACGCTCGAAGGCTTAAAGACGTCTTATTCGAGTGCGCCGCCGGGATCTCTGGCAGCTTTGTTCGGAAGCAGCGGACGCCTCGAGATATCGAGGAATTCAGGTCGAGCGGACGTGATGGGAGACCCGAGTCTGGAGGTGCGGATATCCAGGTGCTGA